A window of the Bombina bombina isolate aBomBom1 chromosome 3, aBomBom1.pri, whole genome shotgun sequence genome harbors these coding sequences:
- the LOC128653567 gene encoding pancreatic secretory granule membrane major glycoprotein GP2-like yields the protein MRLVGIVVIVSLLKHAGAKCYDSTSFPSCDNIITCGGSCIDDNGCFCNDDTTLCVPTECLIKPTLCCPPGLFWDDVNYCCSEVLVCSPPCLDDENCVNINNISTCECNTTYYKKNTTKADIKPLIDCSGGVMTFSIGRCLLNFLGYNYKTVQVQNKSEQCNSTYSQVINGHRVQSLQLRAQSQFCGNKMTMDSSKIYYSNTIYIDILQKPIISVTPIEMNFTCSYALNMQANISFGVLQSITYLTPVNGQGLYPLTMKAFKDAKMAIPFQPNDNVIVGDDVFLSLIVGNADGAQFALRTVKCIATPTNSIIDPNGVLLVTGGCSADDGVETEILENGKSVESRIRISSFQFDGYLEVFIFCEARLCENPADCTGCKEGRAAEPGSGQVMIPLSLEDSINFSNSGSNAALSWTVLAGCFLLYNTFY from the exons GAGCTAAATGTTATG ATAGCACTAGTTTTCCTTCATGCGACAACATTATCACTTGTGGAGGGTCTTGCATAGATGACAATGGATGCTTTTGTAATGATGACACAACGCTCTGTGTCCCTACTGAGTGTTTAATCAAACCCACCCTCTGCTGTCCTCCTGGGTTGTTCTGGGATGATGTTAACTACTGCTGCTCAG AGGTTTTGGTCTGCAGCCCCCCCTGTTTAGATGATGAAAATTGTGTCAATATCAATAATATTTCAACTTGTGAGTGCAACACCACTTATTATAAGAAAAATA CAACTAAAGCCGACATAAAGCCCTTAATTGATTGTTCTGGTGGAGTTATGACATTCTCTATTGGTCGCTGTCTCCTGAATTTCCTTGGATATAATTATAAAACCGTACAAGTGCAGAACAAATCCGAACAGTGCAATTCCACTTATTCTCAAGTTATCAATGGTCATCGTGTACAGAGTCTTCAGTTAAGAGCCCAGTCTCAGTTTTGTGGGAACAAAATGACG ATGGATTCCTCCAAAATATACTACTCAAACACAATTTATATTGATATTCTGCAAAAACCAATTATCTCTGTAACTCCTATTGAAATGAACTTCACTTGCTCTTATGCCCTGAATATGCAGGCCAACATCAGCTTTGGTGTATTGCAAAG CATCACCTATCTCACACCAGTCAATGGACAAGGCTTATATCCCCTTACCATGAAAGCTTTCAAGGATGCAAAGATGGCAATACCATTCCAACCAAATGATAATGTGATAGTAGGAGATGATGTCTTTCTTAGCTTGATTGTTGGCAATGCAGATGGAGCTCAGTTTGCACTGAGGACTGTTAAATGTATCGCTACTCCCACAAATAGCATTATAGATCCCAACGGCGTGCTGTTAGTTACAGGAGG CTGTTCCGCTGATGATGGAGTTGAGACAGAAATATTAGAAAATGGAAAAAGTGTTGAGTCGCGGATCAGAATTAGTTCATTTCAATTTGACGGTTATCTTGAAGTGTTCATTTTCTGTGAAGCACGACTGTGTGAGAATCCAGCAGACTGCACTGGA TGTAAAGAGGGTCGAGCAGCAGAGCCTGGTTCTGGACAAGTTATGATACCACTTTCTTTAGAAG aTAGTATAAATTTCAGCAACTCTGGTTCCAATGCAG CTCTGTCCTGGACTGTGTTAGCTGGCTGTTTTCTTCTGTACAATACATTCTACTGA